In the genome of Halobacterium noricense, one region contains:
- a CDS encoding inositol monophosphatase family protein, producing MNEDRASVAERAALAGSEVALEAFRTGIDVETKSGKTDIVTQADRDAQRRVIEVIRETHPEDAIVGEEEDELKEVPESGAAWVVDPIDGTNNFVRDTQIWATSVAAVKDGETLAAANVLPALGDTYVAGDGEVTRNGDPVTVSDKTDPETFVVVPTIWWGFDDRDEYAAACEAIVSRFADMRRYGCAQATLSMVASGQVEGAITNVTVNAWDSVAGVHLVRQAGGVVTDVHGDRWEPGCEGLVASNGEAHDVVLEAAQAIQE from the coding sequence ATGAACGAGGACCGCGCGAGCGTCGCCGAACGCGCCGCGCTCGCAGGCAGCGAGGTCGCGCTGGAGGCGTTCCGCACCGGCATCGACGTGGAGACCAAGTCCGGGAAGACGGACATCGTCACGCAGGCCGACCGGGACGCCCAGCGCCGCGTCATCGAAGTGATTCGGGAGACCCACCCCGAGGACGCCATCGTCGGCGAGGAGGAAGACGAACTGAAGGAAGTCCCCGAATCGGGCGCGGCGTGGGTCGTCGACCCCATCGACGGCACGAACAACTTCGTGCGCGACACCCAGATTTGGGCGACCTCCGTCGCCGCGGTGAAGGACGGCGAGACGCTCGCCGCCGCGAACGTGCTGCCCGCGCTCGGCGACACGTACGTCGCGGGCGACGGCGAGGTGACGCGCAACGGCGACCCGGTCACGGTCAGCGACAAGACCGATCCGGAGACGTTCGTCGTCGTGCCCACTATCTGGTGGGGGTTCGACGACCGCGACGAGTACGCCGCAGCCTGCGAGGCAATCGTCTCCCGGTTCGCGGACATGCGGCGGTACGGCTGCGCGCAAGCCACTCTCTCGATGGTCGCCAGCGGGCAGGTCGAGGGTGCGATTACGAACGTCACAGTGAACGCGTGGGATTCCGTCGCGGGCGTCCACCTCGTGCGGCAGGCCGGCGGCGTCGTCACGGATGTCCACGGCGATCGCTGGGAACCGGGCTGTGAGGGGCTGGTCGCGTCGAACGGCGAGGCGCACGACGTCGTTCTGGAGGCCGCCCAAGCGATTCAGGAGTAG